One genomic window of Halovivax cerinus includes the following:
- a CDS encoding AAA family ATPase — protein sequence MSESDADGVRLSVRAAEKRDAGRGVARIPESARRKLGVLSGDAVVIEGTESTVAKMWPADPTVDETVVQIDADARANAGVHVGDSVTVRPLDGTSIATAEEVVLAAPVAAGEAETNLTERVANQKLRNRPVRAGEQVRIEGVAAEPFRVLSTVPDGDVRITTETDVVVRQEHPRTPAAERSGSTADSGSRTNPSGAASRPSSGATYEDIGGLDEELELVREMIELPLSEPQLFQRLGVEPPSGVLLYGPPGTGKTLIARAVANEVDAHFISISGPEIMSKYKGESEEKLREAFERARTESPSIIFFDEIDSIASARDGDADAESRIVGQLLSLMDGLDGRGDVIVIGATNRVDSLDPALRRGGRFDREIQIGVPDESGRHEILEVHTRGMPLADDVSIETLASRTHGFVGADLDSVTSEAAMAAIRRRPTDEDDRAEWNAEPLVTRADFDTALASVEPSAMREYVAESPDTDFGDVGGLESAKRTLTESVEWPLTYDRLFARTNTDPPAGVLLYGPPGTGKTLLARALAGETDVNFVHVAGPEVLDRYVGESEKAIRKIFERARQSAPSIIFIDEIDALVGRRGESHEVTERVVSQLLTELDGMRENPNLVVLAATNRMDDIDPALLRPGRLDTHVLVPEPDREAREEILRVHAGDKPLSDDVDLAELAAELDGATGADIEAIVRDASMQAIREIADRYDDPEEANERADEVVIEREHIDRARDALE from the coding sequence ATGAGCGAGTCGGATGCGGATGGCGTTCGCCTCTCGGTGCGGGCGGCCGAGAAGCGAGATGCGGGTCGGGGCGTCGCGCGGATTCCCGAATCCGCGCGCCGGAAGTTGGGTGTATTGAGCGGCGACGCCGTCGTCATCGAGGGCACGGAGTCGACCGTCGCGAAGATGTGGCCGGCAGATCCGACCGTCGACGAGACTGTCGTCCAGATCGACGCAGACGCGCGCGCGAACGCCGGCGTCCACGTCGGCGACAGCGTGACGGTCAGACCGTTAGACGGGACGTCGATCGCCACCGCCGAGGAGGTCGTCCTCGCCGCACCGGTCGCGGCCGGCGAGGCGGAGACGAACCTCACCGAACGGGTCGCGAATCAGAAACTCAGAAATCGGCCAGTTCGGGCCGGTGAACAGGTTCGAATCGAAGGCGTCGCCGCCGAACCGTTTCGCGTGCTCTCGACGGTCCCCGATGGCGACGTGCGGATCACGACCGAGACGGACGTCGTCGTCCGGCAGGAACACCCCCGAACACCAGCGGCCGAGCGCTCCGGTTCCACGGCGGATTCGGGGAGTCGGACGAATCCCTCCGGAGCCGCGTCGCGCCCGTCGTCCGGTGCCACCTACGAGGACATCGGCGGGCTGGACGAGGAACTGGAACTCGTCCGGGAGATGATCGAATTGCCGCTGTCCGAACCGCAACTCTTCCAGCGACTCGGCGTCGAGCCGCCATCGGGCGTTCTCCTCTATGGCCCGCCCGGGACCGGCAAGACGCTGATCGCCCGGGCCGTGGCAAACGAGGTAGACGCTCACTTCATCTCGATCTCCGGTCCGGAGATCATGTCGAAGTACAAGGGTGAGTCCGAGGAGAAATTGCGCGAAGCCTTCGAACGGGCGCGAACGGAGTCACCCTCGATCATCTTCTTCGACGAGATCGACTCGATCGCGAGCGCGCGCGACGGCGACGCAGACGCCGAGAGTCGCATCGTCGGCCAGCTCCTGTCGCTGATGGACGGACTCGACGGCCGCGGCGACGTGATCGTTATCGGGGCGACGAACCGCGTGGATTCGCTCGATCCGGCCCTCCGGCGGGGCGGACGCTTCGACCGCGAGATCCAGATCGGCGTCCCCGACGAATCCGGCAGACACGAGATCCTCGAGGTTCACACCCGTGGAATGCCCCTCGCAGACGACGTCTCGATCGAGACGCTGGCCTCGCGCACCCACGGCTTCGTCGGCGCCGACCTGGATTCGGTCACCAGCGAGGCGGCGATGGCAGCGATCCGCAGACGGCCGACCGACGAGGACGACCGCGCCGAGTGGAACGCTGAACCGCTCGTCACGCGGGCCGACTTCGACACCGCACTCGCGTCGGTCGAGCCGTCCGCCATGCGCGAGTACGTCGCGGAATCTCCTGACACTGACTTCGGAGACGTCGGCGGCCTGGAGTCTGCCAAGCGGACTCTCACCGAATCGGTCGAGTGGCCGCTCACGTACGACCGGCTCTTCGCCCGAACCAACACCGATCCGCCGGCCGGCGTCCTCCTCTACGGTCCGCCGGGAACCGGCAAGACGCTGCTCGCACGCGCCCTCGCCGGCGAGACCGACGTCAACTTCGTCCATGTTGCCGGTCCGGAGGTGCTCGATCGGTACGTTGGCGAGAGCGAGAAGGCGATCCGCAAGATCTTCGAGCGCGCCCGCCAGTCGGCGCCCTCGATCATCTTCATCGACGAGATCGACGCCCTCGTCGGGCGGCGCGGCGAGAGCCACGAGGTCACGGAGCGTGTGGTCTCCCAACTGCTCACGGAGCTCGACGGGATGCGCGAGAACCCGAACCTCGTCGTCCTGGCCGCGACGAACCGGATGGACGACATCGACCCCGCGCTCCTTCGGCCGGGCCGGCTCGACACGCACGTGCTCGTCCCGGAACCGGATCGCGAGGCGCGCGAGGAGATCCTCCGGGTGCACGCCGGCGACAAACCCCTGTCTGACGACGTCGACCTGGCCGAACTCGCCGCGGAGCTCGACGGCGCGACCGGTGCAGACATCGAGGCGATCGTCCGCGACGCATCCATGCAGGCCATCCGCGAGATCGCCGACCGGTACGATGATCCCGAGGAGGCCAACGAGCGAGCCGACGAGGTCGTCATCGAACGCGAACACATCGATCGTGCACGAGACGCCCTTGAGTGA
- a CDS encoding MazG nucleotide pyrophosphohydrolase domain-containing protein — protein sequence MANSLQDRAVSFADTHDLDADPAYRVLDLAAEVGEIAADAAKSSAYGADPDGLTIEPDEIGDALFSVLLVAHAVDVDAEDAFERALEKYERRLDETGHPGSDG from the coding sequence ATGGCCAACTCGCTCCAGGATCGGGCCGTCTCGTTCGCCGACACGCACGATCTCGACGCCGACCCGGCCTATCGCGTCCTCGACCTCGCTGCGGAGGTCGGCGAAATCGCCGCCGATGCGGCGAAATCTTCGGCGTACGGGGCCGATCCCGATGGATTGACGATCGAACCGGACGAGATCGGCGACGCCCTGTTCTCCGTGCTCCTCGTCGCCCACGCCGTCGACGTCGATGCCGAGGACGCGTTCGAGCGCGCACTGGAGAAGTACGAACGGCGACTCGACGAGACGGGGCATCCGGGTTCTGACGGGTAG
- a CDS encoding protein sorting system archaetidylserine decarboxylase, which yields MNVAPGAWRYAIPPILLAPVGFYVNPALGLGLVALGGFVLWFFRDPERSPPASGTLAPAHGKVSVLREEGETVRLGIFMNVWDVHVIRSPVDGRVSDVEHTPGAHRPAFSKDSDRNERVHVSVAGDAAEPSLPVEEVTLIAGAFARRITPYAEVDDDLSPGERIGHIAFGSRVDVVFSESVSIEDVQVSPGDHTTAGETVVLDEPA from the coding sequence ATGAACGTCGCACCCGGGGCGTGGCGCTACGCGATCCCCCCGATACTCCTCGCACCGGTCGGGTTCTACGTGAACCCGGCTCTCGGTCTGGGTCTGGTCGCACTGGGCGGATTCGTGCTCTGGTTCTTTCGCGACCCCGAACGCTCACCGCCTGCGTCCGGAACCCTCGCGCCAGCCCACGGGAAGGTCTCCGTCCTCAGGGAAGAAGGCGAGACCGTCCGACTGGGGATCTTCATGAACGTCTGGGACGTCCACGTGATCCGATCACCCGTCGACGGACGCGTGTCCGACGTCGAACACACCCCCGGCGCCCACCGCCCGGCGTTCTCGAAGGACTCCGATCGGAACGAGCGCGTCCACGTGAGCGTCGCGGGCGACGCGGCCGAACCCTCACTACCTGTAGAGGAGGTGACGCTTATCGCCGGCGCATTTGCCAGACGGATCACGCCGTACGCCGAGGTGGACGACGACCTTTCGCCGGGCGAACGCATCGGGCACATCGCCTTCGGGAGCCGGGTCGACGTCGTTTTCTCGGAATCGGTATCCATCGAGGACGTCCAGGTATCGCCGGGTGACCACACCACGGCCGGCGAGACGGTCGTTCTCGACGAACCCGCGTGA